ATCCACAAAGATCAAATAAGGGTGTACCAAGGAAACAGTATGAACCTGACCTTAGAGCCAATGTCAAGTATCCAATTAGTAATTATCTTTCTACTCAAAGATTGTCTAAGTCGTATGCACTTACTATTAATCAATTATCCAAAGTATCTATTCCTAGTAGTGTGCAGGATGCTTTAGCAGATCCAAAATGGGCAAAGGCTGCAATTGAGATTGCACAGAATCCCGTACAACACGATCGCACCAAACATGTTGAAGTTGATCGGCATTTCATCAAGGAAAAGCTAGACTAAAAGATTATATAGTTCCCATTTGTCAAGTCAAAAGACCAATTAGCTGATAAACTCACAAAAGCAGTGTCTGGGAGGATATTCCATGATATGAttgacaagttgggcatgatagatatccatgctccaacttgagggagaATGTTGGAATGAACTACCTAATTAGGAGTAAATTACGTAATTAGGGATTTGCACAATTAACAAGTTTGATATATATTGTTTCTTGTACAGGCTTATTTTGTTTTCTTAGAATAGGATTGtttcctttttctcttctgattttatattgtaaatatatctatatataacctTCTTTCCGGAGAAGAGTACAATACAACTGAATCATTCACATATTTCATTGTTCAACAATATTAAATCCTTGTTAGCTCTATTTCCTTTAATATATGTGTCTTACGTTAATAGATCGGCCAATTCTTGTGCTTATTGGCCTATTAAGCATGTCAGGTTACAGTCTTTAAGTGTGGGTGGCTTTCTAATCCCCCAAGTCAATATGTTGGCTTTGTTGTACAAGGACAATTCTTTTATGGACTAATAAGATCTTATGTTTGttaaaaaggaaattaaaatatattaataataatgtgGTAATATGataattaagaattaaattgaattagttATTGAGAAttgatatattataaaaatatcataacATATATGAATAATTAAGTAAATCAAATTAAGGACATATTTAACGAGAATTAATAACATGTCCCGGATATTAAAAGggctatttttttaaaagaaaaaaaaaactagtgttattatattatattaatagatcattacaaataaaaaataaagggtaAATTATATCTATCctctgaattttaatataattaacggatcgattcttatatttttaaaattgaacacTTAAATTCCTCTATGATCAGTCCATCAAAATTAGAGATTTCTCCatttatttttgccgttaaaaagtgtaaaaatatttttattaccctttttaaataaataaactacatTTGAGCCTTtgaattttagcataattaatagatcggtttctatattttaaaaatcatacACTTAAATCCCTATATGATCAGTCCGTTcttatctattataatttaaatattttaatcctttattttttatttgaaagaacacTCAAGTCCCCATTagcttttatttataatatctcatttaactaatttttaacactttttgttcttcaattttcattcattaaaatacttaatacttataatttcaaaactttcagaaaataattataatttcagctatttttaagtgataataaataacttttaagtaggttgtaaatttttataaagagtaTTTTAGAAAGAAATTATACTTTCAAAAGAAATTTAACCATCCACTAGTTTTGAACTAATGTATATAATGGATAGAAAAGTTATAATAGAGGGATTTAaagatttagttttaaaaatataaggactgaTCCATCAATTATACTAAAAATTTAGGGATCAAAGTGTAGTTTATACAATATAATATTCTCACCTATATTGAAAAGggtctaagtgttatgatggtATTTTATgtacttaaaatatttattctcctTTCACCAGTTGACTAACGGAATAATAGATAGAAAGACCTCAAATTTGGACAAATTGATTATACAGGGATTTAagtgttcgattttaaaaataaagggactgatatattaattacgttaaaactAAAAGACTAAAGTGTAATTTACCCAAAAATAAactatgaatatatatatataattgtaacTTTCTACTAgtggaaagaaagatctgtacATTATTACACTCGATTTTTCATCAAGACTCATCATCTCCTGAATAGATTGAGTCTTCACACAAGGTTACTATTAGCAGACATTATCCAACAGATCCCCTTACGCCTGTAATCGCGAAATCCCCGACCGATTGGCCGGCGAGATTTCTTATCAATTACCTAACCACAATATTACCCGATCTtcagaaaataatataattaactcaattttcttacagtataaaaactaatgatcacAAAAATAAAAGTACACAATTTTTACACAATTCTTATACAACTATTCATGAGTTTTAAGCAATTTTTTACCTTCGGCCTTTCTCTCCAATTTATTGACTTCAACACTAAAGTAGCTGCCATAAATGCTAACTATCTtgcattcctttttttttttcttttcaggaTGACCAAGCATAATACAATTTTATTTCAGCCATattgataaatataaataacaacatgtaattatatttaaattaaaaaaataacgcTAACGGATGATCACACAACAAAAtatcaatataaaaattttaatatagtttaatttaaatattattaactagtttaatattttataatcataatataaagttaaataaattaaaaataaagcccATTAGATAATCAagccttatattttttttaatttatcataattataattagtagaattaaattatatatgaaatagttaaaagtaaattataatataatttataaagtatttttattaataaatatatagttttttaatttaaattttatattaaaattaaatatattttatatttattatataataataaatatattatatgtaacaaatatttattataaataaattttatattacataaaatactatatataagttttagatattaaaatattttattaaagctTATACTTAATATCATTGCaaattatatgtatattatttatatataaaaattttattttatattaataatataaaatgaaatGGAATACTATATACATTagtctataaaattttattttgatttacattttaaatttctataaatatatgatatatataaaagtagaaataaaggttaaaaaaaatggacaaaaaatattattataataaaaatatttattttgagatttattttattagtcaaacaaactgttatttttttaaaattttatttaattctttattgatgattgaaataaatttaaaaatttgactttattatttaaaatttaaagttctaaatttaaattacaattaatctatatgtttgtatttttatttaataacctaaaattaattatcttttaaataaattatcaataaaaaacaAATATCAGAAGAAAAATTAATGTGACTGAAAATAGAAAACaattgcttttttatttttctagttCCATGGAAAAGTAGGACGCAAAGTATTTGTTTTGAAAATAACCatatcaaattaatatattaaaatttttgagaaataaaaaatagCAAAAATATATAGAGGAATTAGGGCTTTGTTGAAATAACGCACAATTGTTATGAttagaattaaatatataaaaactagAAATGATTGAATAACAATTGAAaggttattatattttaattttaaattattcgcAAATTAGTATTATTACCCAATCAGGGGTTTGAGGGTTTTAGCGGTTCAGCAACTGTGTAACCTTTGCGAAACCGATTACAAAGCTACCTCAATACACTCTGGTAACGTCTCCTTTATCTTCCTTTCCTTTTGAATAATTGCTGGATTCTTCTCAATGTCTCTTAGTTTCCATGTGGGTATCATCTGTTAAGTCACTTTCTTGTAGAAAATGTGTCAAACATGTTAGCTTCATAAGATTATATGCCGTTTCCGCGCTTGCTCACTTGAATTTCTCCCTGTCAAATCCCATTGAAGAAGAGAAAACCATAGATAGCCCTAAACAAAATCGTACAATGAATAATTTCTTAGAAATGGACAAGGTAAAGGTTGTTGAAACTTTGAACTATTTGAAGAAAGACCCTGGTCTTGCTTTCTCATTCTTTAACCAGCTGAAGGAAAATGGCTTTTGTCATGATCCTTGTACATATGCGGCTATTGTTAGAATCGTGTGCTACTGGGGCTGGGATAGGAAATTGGATTCCTTATTATTGGAGCTTATTAGGAAAGAGAGAAACTTGGATTTTGAAATTGTGGACTTGTTTGAAGCTCTGGATGAGGTGTCTGAGAGTGAGAGTTCCAATTTGCTCGTTAGGGTGTCTGACGCTTTGGTTAAGGTTTATGTTACTATTGGAATGTTTGATGAGGCTATTGATGTTCTTTTCCAAGATAAATGCCGTGGATTTGTTCCGCATATATTGTCATGTAATTTTCTCCTGAACCAGTTGATTGAGTTTGGGAAATTGGATATGTCTGTAACCATTTATCGGCAGCTGAGGGCCTTTGGCCTATGCCCTAATGATTACACCTATACCATTGCTATTAAGGCATTTTGTAGAAAAGGTTGTTTAGATGAAGCTGTTGATGTTTTTCGAGAAATGGAGGAATATGGTGTGACTCCAAATTCTTTTGCTTACACAACTTATATTGAAGGTCTCTGTTTGCATGGGAGGTCAGATTTGGGTTTTGAAGTGCTTAAAGCATGGATAGCTGCAAATCTTCCAATAGATGTGTTTGCTTATACAGTTGTTATCCGTGGCTTTTGTAATGAAATGAAACTGAAAGAGGCAGAGAGTATATTGCATGACATGGAAAAACAAGGATTTGCCCCAGATGTGTATACGTATGGTGCTTTAATTTCTAGATTTTGCATGGTTGGGAATTTATTTCAAGCTTTGTCTCTTCACAATGAAATGGTGTCAAAAGGTATCAAAACAAATTGTGTGATTGTGAGTTCAATTCTTCAAGGCTTGTCTCAGATAGGCATGGCTTCTGAAGTGGCAAATCAATTTAAAGAATTCAAGAAGATGGGGATTTTCCTTGATAAAGCTTGCTACAATGTGGTGATGGATGCTTTGTGCAAGCTGGGGAAGGTGGAAGAGGCTGTGGAGTTGCTTGTTGAGATGAAGGGTAAGCAGATGGTTCCCGATATCATCAACTACACAACTCTGGTTGGTGGTTACTGTCGTAAAGGTAAAGTTGTTGATGCATGGAATTTATTCaaagaaatgaaaaagaatgGACACAAGCCTGATATTGTTACTTATAATGTTCTTGCTGGTGGCTTATCGAGAAATGGCCTTGCACAGGAGGCCCTTATTCTTTTAAACGACATGAACACCCAAGGTGTTAAACCTAATACTGTCACTTATAATGTGATCATTGAAGGCTTATGTATAGCTGGGAAGGTGGATTATGCTGAATCTTTTTTTGGTAATTTGGGAGATAAGTGCTTGGAAAACTATAGTAGCATGGTCAAGGGTTATTGTGAAGCTAATCATACGAGGGAGGCCTTTGACCTGTTCATTAGGCTGTCTAAGCAGGGATTTCTTGTGAagaaagcatcctacataaaatTACTCGAAAACCTCTGCATGGAAGGTGATAATGAAAAAGTGCTGTTGTTGTTTGACATAATGTTGGCTATGAATGTCAATCTTGTCAAGGTCATTTATGCTAAAGTCATTGGAGCACTTTGCCAGGCAGGAGAAATGAAGAAGGCTCGACGTGTTTTTGATATTATGGTTAATAAAAGTCTAATTCTGGATCTGATTACTTACACAATGATGATAAATGGTTATTGCAGGGTCAATCGCATGAGGGAGGCTTTTCATCTTTTGGGTGATATGAAAAGCAAAGGGATTAAACCCGATGTTATTACTTACACAGTTTTGCTTGACAATTGTtcaaaattaaatctaaaaagaTTCCATCCCGGGCAAGATTCTGTGGAAAGTAAGGGGAATAAAATGGATCCTTCAGCTTTATGGAGTGAGATGAAGGATATGGATATAAAACCTGATGTTGTTTGTTACACTGTTCTAATTGACAAACATTGTAAAACAAACAATATCCAGGATGCTATAATcctttttaatgaaatgattAGTAGAGGATTAGAACCTGATATTGTGACGTACACAGCTCTTTTATCTGGACATTGTAATGTGGGAGACATAGAAAAGGCTGAAGTCCTTATTGATGACATGTTGTATAAGGAAATACAGCCAGATGGCCACACCATGTCAGTATTGCAACATGGTATTTTGAAGGCCAGGAAAGTGCATTTTCGGCAGTAACCATTCTGGAGATTCATAGTAAGCAGATCAACCATAAAATCTGTATCTAATCAGCATTCAGTTATTTCAAGGTACAAGGAAACAGGTCATGCTACTGAAGGTATAAAAAGGTACTTTTCATGCCTTGAAAATGGTGGAACAAGACATTTTTGGGTATCATTGTTTTGCTGCAGGCCTTAAGAAGATAGGCTTTTATTACCAGTGTGGCATATCCTTTGCAGGTAAAGAACTACTTTAGACTACATACTTTTGGAGTTTGTTTCaatattctttttcttctttaaggaATTTTTCCAATATAAGATTGACACTTCTGAAGAGTTTGTTTCAATATTCTTTTTCGTCTTTAAGGAAATTTTCTAATATGAGATTGACACTTCTGAatcattctttttatttttactttcacttttattttctttttatttttatttataactgTTTAAAGAGTTCTGTCAGTTATTTACTTCTAGGTTTGGTAGTGCTTGCTAATAATATAATCAACCCTGATTTCTCTATTCATAATTGCTAAAAAAGTCTTCTAGTCCAGGtgctaaaattatattaatgcattcagaattgaattgaaatattACAGTACAATACTCTGACCTGCTGGACTGATACTGGATGGAGAAATtgaattatcttttttttttcttcttcttctttgggaGTGTGGGCTAGATAATTGGTTTATATGTTTAATTCAAAGTTTGTGTTGACAATAAGAAACTGAATGGGATATATTGTAATTCTAGTCCTTAATTTCTGAATATTTGCTATTATGGTTAACATAGTATAATATGTACTTACTTGTTAATTTGGCATTTGATTTTCCTTTGTCAGTCTTTCCTTTTGGAACTTAGTGTTGGTCCATATACTGGTGCTACAactaattaattgattaatatgTGGAAATGAGCTGTTGTTGGGACCTGAGAATTATTTTTAACTTATGTATGTTTATAAGAGTATGATGTTACCTTTTATGCTCAAAGAAGATAAGGAGACGTATATTTTCCAGCTATTTCCCAATTCCTAAGATCATTTATGGTAAAGTCATAGGTGTCCTTTGGCAGGCAGGATAAATGAAGAACGCTCGATGTGTTTTTGATGTTATGGTTAATTTCAGTCTTCAGATCTCATTATTTAAATGGTTATTGCAGGGCGAATTGCATGACGGAGGCTTTTCATCTTTTGGATGATATGGAAAACAGAGGGATTAAACTGGATGTTATTACTTACACAGTTTTGCTTGACAACTGTTCAAAAGTAAATCTAAAAAGGACCCATCCCAGCCAGATTCCATTGGAAGTGAGGAAAATAAAATGGACCCTTCAGCTTTATGGATTGAGATGAAAGATGTGGATATGACCTGATGTTGTTTGTTGCACTGTTCTAATTGATGAACATTGTAAAATAAACATCCAGGATGCTAGTCTTTCTTATGAAATGATTACTGGAGGACTAGAACCCGGTACTGTGACGAATGCAGGTCTTTTATTTATACATTGTAATGTGGAGACGTACAAAAAGACTAAAGTCCTTATTGGTGAAATGTTGTATAGGGATATACAGCCAGATGGGCACACCATATCAGTATTGCGACATGATATTTTGAGGCTAGGAAAGTGCAATTAGGAAGTAACCATTCTGGAGACTCGTAGTAAGCAGAGCAACCATAAAATATCTGTCTAATCAGCATTCAGTTTTTTCAAGATACAAGGAAGCAGGTCATGCTACTGAAGGTATAAAAATGGGACTTTTCATGCCTTGGAAATGGTGGAACAAGACATTTTAGATATCATTATATTGCTGCAGGACTTAGGAAGAGAGGCTTTGTTACCAGCAGAGCACATCCTTTGCAGGTAAAGAACTGCTCTAGACTAAATACTTTTAGTTTGTttcaatattcttttttttttggttaagaAAATTTTTTGTATAAGATTCACATTTCTGAATCATTTTTTGTTTAAATCTTTATCTAGAACTGATTAAAGGTGTTGATTTATTTGCTGATCCTAgctgattctagggatatgatttaatttgattaggatccttaattatctctgtaattattatttgattatttatttcctgtttaaatataattttttatgtataaataatCATGttgaccaattgtaaagattaagagtgaaatacaagaatactttaatttttctcAAAAAGCTCCATGGTACCAAGAGTCTTTTCCTTATTTTagggttcaaattcaattttttctctttagggtttcaaaaccctagatctacTTTTTTTTGTACTAATCCATCTAGGAGCCTTTTCCTTCTCTCACCGCCGACCATTTTTCCGGCCTTCTCGTGCTGCTACCCGGTCTTTTAGTGAATCGATTGGGCTCTCTTAtgtgtacaaccttgggtacCTCCTATAATTTCATTGTTCATAAATCTTTACcatggcagaaggtaaaagggtctcGATTCTTAACTCTGATTACTCATCCTTTGGTGcacatctaactttgtaaagtcagaTAATGCTTCATCTCTTAATAATATTCTatggattatcgattctggtgcgaataaacacatgacaggctcttctaaaggttttctcaattattttccttctctaaccaaagatagtgttAGAATTGCTGATGactcttttactcccatatccggaacagattctgttatttgcacatccaacattaaattatcatcatctgtccttcatgttccccactttcctgtcaaccttttatctgtcagtgctatcaccaatgcccttaactatacaattgaattctttcctgatcattgtgttattcaggatcttcgTACAGGAAAAAAGATTAGCAATGGTAGGCcgcatgatggcttatatataTTGGAGGGTGATCCAAgttcttcgatatctcaagcTTGTTTTGGAaaaaataaggatgtcaatcagAAAATAATACAGTCGCACAGACGGTTAGGACATCCATCATTTTttatcttagaaaaactttatctaATTTGTTTACTAGAATCCAgtttgattctctattttgtgatAATTGTGAGTATactaaacacactagaacatcctatcctttgagtcataataaaagtcaaattccttttgcgactatttattctgatgtttgggagcctactcaaactgtctccttgTCTGATAATCGATGatttgtcacctttattgattgttgcactcgaatgacttggatctatttgattaaaactaaaagtgatttcttttcttgttttcaatcctttcataagatggtttgtTCTCAATTTGATACaaaagtgaaaattttgagaactgacaatggaagagaatacatggataatagcttttctgcttatttggagaataatgggatagtacaccagattagttgtccttatactagtgctcaaaatggcgttgctgagaggaagaataggcatctattggaggtagctcgatctcttatgttcaccatgaatctacccaaagcatattggggagatgcaatccttgtatctgcttatcttatcaatagaatgctTCTCAAGACCCTtaactttatgagtcctttggtGGTTCTACAAGAGAAGAATCCATACGTTTtccaaaagtatttgggtgtgtttgctttgtccatactaggacggcagggaaattggatcccaaggcctttaaatgtgtgtttgtcaGGTATTCTCCGACACAGAAGGAATACAAGTGTTATCACCCtccctctaggaaatacttagtcagtatggatgttaccttccgagaaactgaaccctacttcagtaccacccactcacctcttcaggggagaataatgagcaagaagagctGATCCCGAATTTTGTGATTCTATatgatatggttcaactagagagtttgagttctagtagacagggaGAGATATCCAATCAAGGAGAGAGAATtggtcgtttggacaagccagatttgataaggtattcgaggagagacaaggcagaagaagccattatgcagtctactcagagtaaaaaatcttcttctggtgagttacctaATCAAGAATCTTCTTCAGATGAGTTACTCACAACTCTTTCTTTTGGTGAGTTgcccacaactcttgaatgttttaatgacttaagataaacctattgcacaaagaaaaggggtcagatcttATAATAAACACCTTATTTCTAATTTTGTTTCTTATAAATCCttgtctccttcctatagagcctttgccttgtctatttcctctgtgtctattccataggattggaagaaagctcttgcagattCTAAATGGAAGGAAGCAATGACTAAAGAAatgaaagcattggctaaaaatgagacctgGGAGTTTGTCACTCTCTCACCTGGgaagaaactcgttggctgtaaatgggtgttcacagtaaaacacaaagctgatggcaTAATTGAACGGTAtaaggccagattggttgctaaagaATTCACCTAAatctatggagtggattaccaagagaTATTTGctccagttgcaaaaatgaactcgATCAGATTTCTATTATCTTGCgcagccaacttggactgggatttgcaacagtttgatgtgaagaatgctttcctccatggagattcagaggaagaagtgttcatggaaattcctcctgggttcgctaatgagaagacacaaggaaaggtgtgcagaTTAAAAAAGGcattgtatgggctaaaacaatctcccagagcttggtttgacaggtttaacAGAGCCATGATatcctttggttaccaacaaagcaataCTGATTACAttctgtttatcaaacatcacaagggtaagatcacccttcttattgtgtatgttgatgatatagtggtgacaaccgatgacaaagaggaaatgtctcaactaaagaggttgttggttcaggaatttgaaatcaaagatctaagaaaactgcaatattttctagGTATCGAGATGGCTAGATCATAAAAAGAAAtttcatctcccaaagaaagtacattttggatcttttagaagaaactggtatgatgggATATAACCTAGCAGAATCTCCCATTaaaagtaatcacaagctgaAAGCAAGAACTGGTAAGTCTGTGGATGTTGGAAGATATTAGAAATTGGTAGAAAaattgatttatctctcacacactcgaccggatCTAGCCTATgttgttagcttagtcagccaattcatgcatgaccctcgcgagactcatatgcaggctgtacttcgcatcttaagatacctaaagtctgTGCCAAggaaagggcttctttactccaaacatggtcacctccgagttgaagcttttacaaatgcagattgggcaggatctcttgatgacaggagatccacctctggctactgcacagttgtgggagGGAACTTTGTCATCTGGAGGAGCAAAAAATAAAGTGTCGTTGCTCGGTTAAGTGCTGAAACATAATATagagcaatggcccaaggtgtgtgtgaactcttatagttacagaagttattggaggagttgaggttgctcg
This region of Manihot esculenta cultivar AM560-2 chromosome 10, M.esculenta_v8, whole genome shotgun sequence genomic DNA includes:
- the LOC110624061 gene encoding pentatricopeptide repeat-containing protein At2g26790, mitochondrial encodes the protein MWVSSVKSLSCRKCVKHVSFIRLYAVSALAHLNFSLSNPIEEEKTIDSPKQNRTMNNFLEMDKVKVVETLNYLKKDPGLAFSFFNQLKENGFCHDPCTYAAIVRIVCYWGWDRKLDSLLLELIRKERNLDFEIVDLFEALDEVSESESSNLLVRVSDALVKVYVTIGMFDEAIDVLFQDKCRGFVPHILSCNFLLNQLIEFGKLDMSVTIYRQLRAFGLCPNDYTYTIAIKAFCRKGCLDEAVDVFREMEEYGVTPNSFAYTTYIEGLCLHGRSDLGFEVLKAWIAANLPIDVFAYTVVIRGFCNEMKLKEAESILHDMEKQGFAPDVYTYGALISRFCMVGNLFQALSLHNEMVSKGIKTNCVIVSSILQGLSQIGMASEVANQFKEFKKMGIFLDKACYNVVMDALCKLGKVEEAVELLVEMKGKQMVPDIINYTTLVGGYCRKGKVVDAWNLFKEMKKNGHKPDIVTYNVLAGGLSRNGLAQEALILLNDMNTQGVKPNTVTYNVIIEGLCIAGKVDYAESFFGNLGDKCLENYSSMVKGYCEANHTREAFDLFIRLSKQGFLVKKASYIKLLENLCMEGDNEKVLLLFDIMLAMNVNLVKVIYAKVIGALCQAGEMKKARRVFDIMVNKSLILDLITYTMMINGYCRVNRMREAFHLLGDMKSKGIKPDVITYTVLLDNCSKLNLKRFHPGQDSVESKGNKMDPSALWSEMKDMDIKPDVVCYTVLIDKHCKTNNIQDAIILFNEMISRGLEPDIVTYTALLSGHCNVGDIEKAEVLIDDMLYKEIQPDGHTMSVLQHGILKARKVHFRQ